The nucleotide window GTCTGGCTTTGGGGGATGACAAGGGGTTTCGCGTCGAGAGCGTGGGGACAGATCGGGGTGAGCAACAGCGCGTGCAGCTCCGGCGAAACGATCGGACCGCCGGCGGAAAGGGAATAGGCCGTCGAACCGGTCGGCGACGAGACGATCAGACCGTCAGCCGAATAGGTCCAGACGACCTCCTCGCCGATGGCGGCTTCGACGCGGATCATCCGCGGATGATCGCCCTTGGTGACGACAACATCGTTAAGGGCATAATAAGGGGGCTGCAGCACGCCGTTGCGGACAAGACGCGCCTCCAGCATCATCCGCTCTTCGATCCGGTAGTCGCCGGCGACGATCCGCTCCAGCGCCGGAAACAGTTCGGACACCTCCACCTCGGTCAAAAAGCCGAGACGACCCAGGTTGACGCCGACGACAGGGATGCCGAAGGGCGCCACCAGCCGCGCCGTATTGATCAGCGTCCCATCGCCACCGAGAACAACAATCAAATCGAGTTGGGCCAGGCGGTCGCGCAATTCCGGCGACGGCGAATGGACCAGTTCGGTCACGCGGGTCAGCGGAATCCCCATGGGCACATTCCGCTGGGACAGCCATTGCGCCATCTGACCGGCTACCTCAAGGGCTTGCGGTTTGTCATCATTGAGCACGACGCCTACCGTTGGCACGAGACCCCTCCTAACTCCGGAAAACCCCTTTGCAAGGGCGAAACATTCGAACATAACGGCCATGACGGCGGCCGGGTCCGTCAACGAGGAAACTCAAACTCGATGCGGTGGATCTTTTGGGCGGCCATGTCGACCAACAACACCCCGTCAGTCTTGTAGATCAGCGAGTATTCCAACAGTTGCCGCCGCGTGTCGCCATTGGTGGGCCGCGGCGCCCAGTCGCCTGTTTTCACTTCAGCCACATAGGTTTTGCCGGCCCGCTGCACCAGATAATCGGCGCGCACACGGATGTTCACGGGCGCTCCGTCAACACGCATCACCATCTGAGCCGGCGCCTGGGCCTTGAGCACGGCATAACCCTCACGCTTCAACAACTTCGCCGCCCGCTCTTCGCCGATACGCCCGGCGCGCTGGCGCCGCCAGGTCAGCCAGCGATGATAGGCCTTATATAAATAGGAAAAAAGGAGCGCTCCGGCGATAACGGCAACGACAATCATAATGGACAAGAGGGTCCAGTCAAGGGTGAACGATTCCGGCACGGATGACCCTCCTAACAAAGCAAAGTGTTCTACATGCCGCGAAACGAGTCCTGCCTTCGCAGCAGGGAACGGAAAAAGAAAGGACCCCGCCGGGTCCCTTCTCGATCATCGATCGGCTATTCTTTGTTCCCGTTGCCCACCGCTTCGTGGGCGCGGCGGACCACAGCCGCTATGCCTTCCGGAGTAAATGACGGCTCTGCCCCCGGGGCAGCAGGCCCTTCCCTTTCTGTCGAGTCGCCCTTCGTCTGGGCCTCCGGCTTTTGCAACAAGATCAGGTATTCGATGTTGCCCTCCGGCCCGGTGATGGGCGAATAGTCGAGACCGAGCACCTGCCACCGCCGCTCCACCGCCCAGTCCACCAGCCGCTCGATCACCTCGCGGTGGACCTGGGGATCGCGGACGACCCCTTTTTTGCCGACTTTTTCCCGGCCGGCTTCAAACTGGGGCTTGATCAGTGCCATCACATGGCCTGGCTCGTCAAGCAGATTCGCCACAGCCGGCAGCACCTTCTCCAGCGAGATGAAGGCCACATCAATGACGGCGGTCTGGGCCTTTTCGCCCAGTTCCTCCGCCGTCAGGTGACGGATGTTGGTCCGTTCCAGGCAGCGCACCCGCGGGTCGTTGCGCAGCGACCAAGCAAACTGGCCGTAGCCTACATCGACGGCGATCACCCGGGCGGCGCCGTTGCGCAGCGCCACATCGGTAAATCCGCCGGTCGAGGCGCCGACATCGATGACCGTCCGGCCGGTCAGGTCGAGGGGAAAGACCTCCAGCGCCTTGGCCAGCTTGAAACCGCCGCGGCTGACATAGGGGCAAGCCTCACCGGTTACGGTCACCTGGGCGCTGTCAGCGACGAGCGTCCCCGCCTTGTCCACCCGCTGCCCGTCGACGTAGACGAGCCCGGCCAGAATGGCGGCGCGCGCCTTTTCTCTTGTCGGCGACAAGCCGTCATCGACGAGCCGCACATCAAGCCGTTTTTTTGCTGTCATTTAGCGTGATTCTCCGCGAAAAGCGATTTTGATCGGTGCCGGCGGCGCCTTGCGGATGCTGGTCCAAGCGCGGTCCGTGTCGGCCAGTTCACGGGCGGCGGCGGCCACATTGGCCGCTGTCAAGCCGTAATCTTCCCGCAGAACCGCAACGGTACCATGCTGCACATACTCGTCAGGGATGCCGATCCGCTTGACGGCGCAGTCGACGCCTTCCATCTCCAGCATTTCCAAAACGGCGCTTCCGAAGCCGCCGGCGAGCACATGCTCCTCCACGGTGACGATCTTGCCCGTTTCCCGGGCCTGCTTCAGGAGCAGTTCCTTATCGAGCGGCTTGATGAAGCGGGCATTGACAACGGCTGCCCGAATGCCCTCCGCTTCCAGTTGATCGGCGGCCTTCTCGGCGACGGCGACCATGGCGCCGATGGCGACGATCGTCACGTCGCTCCCCTGCCGCACCAGTTCGCCCTTGCCAAGGGACAACTCCGTGAGTTCCTCATCGAGGGCAACGCCCACGCCGCCGCCCCGGGGGTAGCGAATGGACACGGGCCCTTCGTGCCGCAGCGCCGTATGGACCATATGCTGCAACTCATTTTCATCCTTCGGGGCCATCATCACCAGTTCGGGGATGTGGCGAAGGAAAGCGATGTCAAAAAGGCCGTGGTGGGTCTCGCCGTCGTCACCGACGATGCCGCCGCGGTCGATGGCGAAGACGACAGGCGCGCGCTGCAGGCACACATCATGAAAGACCTGGTCATAGGCGCGCTGCAAAAAGGTGGAGTAGATGGCGACGACAGGTCGCAACCCCTGTAGGGCGAGCGCCGCCGACATATTCACAGCATGCTGTTCCGCGATGCCCACGTCGAAAAAGCGCGACGGGAAGGCGCGGGCGAAGGGCGTCATCCCCGTGCCGTCGGGCATGGCCGCGGTGACGCCGACGATGCGGTCATCCTGACGGGCCAACCGGAGCAGCGTGTCGCTGAAGACCTGTGTGTAGGTAGGCGGACCGGGGTTCTTTTTGACCTTCCCCGTCTCCACGTCAAAGGGACCGACGCCGTGAAAGACGCTGGGGTTGTTTTCCGCCGGCCCGTATCCCTTGCCCTTTTTCGTCAGCACATGGACGAGGATGGGACCTTTCAGCCGGCGGGCGTTCGTCAAAACCTCCCGCAGTTGGGTCAGGTTGTGCCCATCGATGGGACCAAGGTAGGAGAAGCCCAGTTCTTCAAAGAGGATCCCCGGCACCACCAGATGTTTGAACCCATCCTTCATCTTCTCCATGACCTTTAGGACATGATTGCCGATGGAGGGGATGCGCCGGACCATCTCCTCCACTTCCTCTTTATTGCGGAAATAGCGCGGATCCGTCCGGATGCGGGACAGGTATGTAGACATGGCGCCCACGTTGTCGGCGATCGACTTTTCATTGTCATTGAGCACGACGATCATATCGTTTCCGGCATGGCCGGCATGGTTCAAGGCCTCCAGGGCGATTCCACCGGTCAGAGCGCCGTCGCCAATGACGGCGATCACCGCGCCCTCCTCTTTCTTCAGGTCCCGGGCAAAGGCTAAGCCCAGGGCGGCCGAGATGGAGGTGGAACTGTGCCCGGTATTGTAGATATCGTGTTCGCTTTCGGAACGTTTCGGGAAGCCGGCCATCCCATGATAACGCCGCAGGGTGTGGAATCTATCGTATCGTCCGGTCAACAGCTTATGCACATAAGACTGGTGACCCACATCCCAGACAATCTTATCTTTGGGAGACTGGAAGACAAGGTGGAGCGCCATGGTCAGTTCGACGACACCGAGGTTCGGCGCCAGGTGGCCGCCGTTTTGCGATGTCGTCTGAATGATGACCTCACGAATCTCTCCCGCCAATTGTTCCAGTTCCGCCGCCGTCAGTTTTTGCAGGTCCCCGGGTTTAGAAATCTGGCCGAGAATTTGCGTCATCTATCGGGTCACCTTCCTCTACAGCGTTCAATCGTAGACGCCGTTTCCCGTCACTTGGTTTTTTTGACGACTCTTGTCACTCGTTCTCTAAAATATCTGACCCTGATTATATCACGAAAAAACAGCGTCATCAAAGATTGTGGAACCTTTTTTAAGCCGTGCGGTGGAGGATATCTGTGCTTTCGTGTCGAAACGGTTGACCGTTCAGACAGGAGGTTCGTCAATGATTTTATCGAAAAAAATACGAAAAGGGGTAGGCCTTGTCGTCTCTGCGCTGATTTTCGGCCAAGTCGGCCTGGTCAGCGCCGCGCAGGCGGCCGATCCCCTGCCACCGGATGTCTCCGTCGTCGAACTGGCGAAACCAGCCGTCGTCCAGGTTCGCGCCGGTGTGACAGCCACCTTCCGCTTTTCTGACCGGGCCTGGCCGGTAGCGGTCGGCGGCACGGCATCGGGGCTCATCGTCAACCCCGATGGCGCTGTGGTCACGTCCTCGCGCATCATCGAACTGCTGCAAAAGGATGAAACATCCATTCGCAACGCCCTGGCCGAGCGCTTTTTCAATGAGGTGCAGAAACAGGTGGGGCACCGGCTGAGCGAGTCGGAACGGCTGGGTGTGGCGGAAAATACGACACTCATGGAAGAGGTAAAGGTGTACAAGCAGGTCGTCCTGTCCGATGGTCAGGCCGTCGACTTCGACATCAAGTGGACCGGTTCGCCGCCGCCGGAGGCGGTGTCGACGAGCACCCCCGTCTATTCGGCCCGCCCGGTGCCGCGCATCCAGAAGCCGGTCGTGACGGACGAGGGCGTCGAGAACCTTGGCGAAGGCGTCTCGCCGGTGATCCCGGCGCCGCAGCCGGTCAAGGAACCGGAACCGGTGCAACCGCCCGAGCCGATCGTGCCCCTCAACCCGAACAAGGAGTTCGATCCCGTCCAGGAAGTGGCGATCCTCAAGATCAACGTCAACAACCTCCCCTCCCTGCCGCTGGCGTCTGCGAATAGCAGCGATGTGGGGCAAAAAGCCAGCGTCATCGGCTACCCCGGCAACGCCGACGCCACGGCGCTCCTCACGCCGGCCAGCCTGATGAGTGTGGGCGTCAGTTCCGGCAGTGTGGCGGCGGCCAAGTCCGGCAAAATGAAGGCCGACTACGGTCCACTCATCGACGTGGAGGCCACCATCGGTCCTGCCGGCGCCGGCGGTCCGGTCATCACCGACAAAGGGCAGATCATCGGTCTCTCAGGCCGGACGGCGCGGGCTGTCGGCGTCTATCCTGTGATCAACACCCAGGCGGTCCAGGAGGCGCTGGGCAAATCCGGCCTCGCCAACGCCGGCGATCCCTCGGAGGCGACACGGGTCTACGCCAACGCCCTGGATATGTTCGACAAGGGCCATATGTCCAAGACGATCAGCATCCTGGAGGATCTGCTCAAACTCTGTCCCCACCACGGACCGGCGAAAGAACTGATGACCGAAGCGCGCCAGCGCAAAGCCGCCGGTGAAGACAAGATCTACTGGCCCGACATGGCCCTCTACGGCGGCATCACCTTGGTGCTGCTCGCTGCAGTCGGCGGGTTTGTGATCCTGCGCTACCGCAAACTCGGTCCGTCGGCCTTCCCGGCGCTGACGCGATTCCTGCTCCGGCTGAAAGGGAAGCAACGGAGCGGCGCCGCAGGGAATGGAGGCGCCGGCGGCGCGGCCTCGACAGGACAGGGGCCGAAGGGCGGTTCGCCCGTGGGCCTGACGACAGAAAAACCGATTTCCTTTTATCTTCCCAAGGATACCCCTGCTTCTTCCGCCCCATCGCCTTCCGAGCCGCCCGATACCACTCCGTCGGTGCAAAAGCGTTCGGAACGCATGGTGGCTGCCGCCTCCGAATCGTCTGTCGTCGCCATGCCAGCATCGTCCTCGGCAGCCTCGGCAGCCTCGCCACCCCCAGCGCCGGGAGATCGGGCAGATTCTTCTATTCCCCCTGCACCCCCGGCAGCAGCCGGAAAGGTCGTG belongs to Heliomicrobium gestii and includes:
- a CDS encoding NAD(+)/NADH kinase produces the protein MPTVGVVLNDDKPQALEVAGQMAQWLSQRNVPMGIPLTRVTELVHSPSPELRDRLAQLDLIVVLGGDGTLINTARLVAPFGIPVVGVNLGRLGFLTEVEVSELFPALERIVAGDYRIEERMMLEARLVRNGVLQPPYYALNDVVVTKGDHPRMIRVEAAIGEEVVWTYSADGLIVSSPTGSTAYSLSAGGPIVSPELHALLLTPICPHALDAKPLVIPQSQTVRLSVISSHSHAVVTVDGQPGQPMVCGDSVLIQKAAVACRLIRLGERTFFRILREKMQQGR
- a CDS encoding TlyA family RNA methyltransferase, with amino-acid sequence MTAKKRLDVRLVDDGLSPTREKARAAILAGLVYVDGQRVDKAGTLVADSAQVTVTGEACPYVSRGGFKLAKALEVFPLDLTGRTVIDVGASTGGFTDVALRNGAARVIAVDVGYGQFAWSLRNDPRVRCLERTNIRHLTAEELGEKAQTAVIDVAFISLEKVLPAVANLLDEPGHVMALIKPQFEAGREKVGKKGVVRDPQVHREVIERLVDWAVERRWQVLGLDYSPITGPEGNIEYLILLQKPEAQTKGDSTEREGPAAPGAEPSFTPEGIAAVVRRAHEAVGNGNKE
- the dxs gene encoding 1-deoxy-D-xylulose-5-phosphate synthase — its product is MTQILGQISKPGDLQKLTAAELEQLAGEIREVIIQTTSQNGGHLAPNLGVVELTMALHLVFQSPKDKIVWDVGHQSYVHKLLTGRYDRFHTLRRYHGMAGFPKRSESEHDIYNTGHSSTSISAALGLAFARDLKKEEGAVIAVIGDGALTGGIALEALNHAGHAGNDMIVVLNDNEKSIADNVGAMSTYLSRIRTDPRYFRNKEEVEEMVRRIPSIGNHVLKVMEKMKDGFKHLVVPGILFEELGFSYLGPIDGHNLTQLREVLTNARRLKGPILVHVLTKKGKGYGPAENNPSVFHGVGPFDVETGKVKKNPGPPTYTQVFSDTLLRLARQDDRIVGVTAAMPDGTGMTPFARAFPSRFFDVGIAEQHAVNMSAALALQGLRPVVAIYSTFLQRAYDQVFHDVCLQRAPVVFAIDRGGIVGDDGETHHGLFDIAFLRHIPELVMMAPKDENELQHMVHTALRHEGPVSIRYPRGGGVGVALDEELTELSLGKGELVRQGSDVTIVAIGAMVAVAEKAADQLEAEGIRAAVVNARFIKPLDKELLLKQARETGKIVTVEEHVLAGGFGSAVLEMLEMEGVDCAVKRIGIPDEYVQHGTVAVLREDYGLTAANVAAAARELADTDRAWTSIRKAPPAPIKIAFRGESR
- a CDS encoding FHA domain-containing protein — protein: MILSKKIRKGVGLVVSALIFGQVGLVSAAQAADPLPPDVSVVELAKPAVVQVRAGVTATFRFSDRAWPVAVGGTASGLIVNPDGAVVTSSRIIELLQKDETSIRNALAERFFNEVQKQVGHRLSESERLGVAENTTLMEEVKVYKQVVLSDGQAVDFDIKWTGSPPPEAVSTSTPVYSARPVPRIQKPVVTDEGVENLGEGVSPVIPAPQPVKEPEPVQPPEPIVPLNPNKEFDPVQEVAILKINVNNLPSLPLASANSSDVGQKASVIGYPGNADATALLTPASLMSVGVSSGSVAAAKSGKMKADYGPLIDVEATIGPAGAGGPVITDKGQIIGLSGRTARAVGVYPVINTQAVQEALGKSGLANAGDPSEATRVYANALDMFDKGHMSKTISILEDLLKLCPHHGPAKELMTEARQRKAAGEDKIYWPDMALYGGITLVLLAAVGGFVILRYRKLGPSAFPALTRFLLRLKGKQRSGAAGNGGAGGAASTGQGPKGGSPVGLTTEKPISFYLPKDTPASSAPSPSEPPDTTPSVQKRSERMVAAASESSVVAMPASSSAASAASPPPAPGDRADSSIPPAPPAAAGKVVPLWRPQKADATPVIEFITGPLTGRRFDVPKAGLLIGRDPSTCQVVLDDPFISKQHIFVGPDPLDPTAIIVTDKGSTNGTFLGSPDGQRLEGTRTLESGDQVYLGQRNAFVLRRE